A window from Candidatus Gracilibacteria bacterium encodes these proteins:
- a CDS encoding type ISP restriction/modification enzyme — MADSNKIIHEYLVEIQKILQSGDAREHAYRPAFQRLIQGLKPEIQVINEPAYTGGNAPDFLFKSGATPVAYAECKDVTVDIANSEVQKQANRYVAAFGRILLTNYFDFQILSEEGEVVAISIADKNGDQIIARQSEFERFANIIQDYITPFHRTIRSARKLAEIMASKARILRDNALASLTENPDSDIYAQYKTFKEVLIRELSEQEFADMYAQTLVYGLFVARYYDSTIKTFSRHEAQDLLPASNPLLKKFFGHVAGTDYDPKIAWLVDSLVEAYLSANVYELMHKEFATKQKDPVLHFYETFLAEYDKGLRKNRGVYYTPEPVVSFIVRSVDEILKSKFNLPKGLADTSMIDHQEKLQGEDARRKDGIKRKKNQIHRVQVLDPAVGTGTFLNEVINVIFKSFKGQEGLWPSYVKDHLLPRIHGFELMMASYTMAHLKLGVTLKELGYSGDERLSVWLTNSLEESVHEVPNLFMSQWLTEESHEASKIKSEMPIMVVLGNPPYSGESFNKNYSGHDVYKVEPGGLVKLQEKNSKWINDDYVKFIHFAENQIQKTGEGIVSFITPHGYLDNPTFRGMRWHLMETFDEIYILDLHGNLNKKERAPDGGKDGNVFGIRTGTAILFAVKNQKSVNKKAEVYHADFFGRQDLKYELLDGNSWAEMKWVRINPKAPNLYFIPFNDEVKEKYDEGFSVTELFPINSVGIATFRDDLTVHFDKEGLEKVAADFRYMEKKDLIVKYSLYETRDWRIDVAVESVKSDEGSISKFCYRPFDTRYTLLTKSSKGFIAYPRYETMSHLIDKDNVALVFGRQGKTANIEEWDVAFISDSPTDLNIFRRGGGQTFPLYLYSQGSERVTNINQNIFNKIVGIAGQVAPLEILDYVYGVLHAPPYRKRYLDFLKIDFPKIPYPKNKADFHMFAKIGSELRELHLLKSKLLDQLSTTFQITGNDIVEDGYPKFKDKNIFMNDKQFFGNISKEAWGFSIGGYQPLQKWLKDRRGRSLSREDIEHYQRMASAIHETIQLMEKMNKTGSF, encoded by the coding sequence ATGGCTGACTCAAATAAAATAATCCACGAGTATCTTGTTGAGATACAGAAAATACTCCAGTCTGGAGATGCGCGTGAGCATGCTTATAGGCCAGCCTTTCAAAGGTTGATTCAAGGACTGAAGCCAGAAATTCAAGTGATCAATGAGCCAGCCTACACGGGAGGTAACGCTCCCGATTTTTTATTCAAGAGCGGAGCAACTCCAGTAGCCTATGCTGAGTGTAAGGATGTAACGGTTGATATCGCCAATTCAGAAGTTCAGAAACAGGCAAACCGATACGTTGCAGCATTCGGAAGGATTTTGCTTACGAATTATTTTGATTTCCAAATTTTAAGTGAGGAGGGTGAAGTGGTTGCGATTTCCATTGCAGATAAAAACGGTGATCAAATCATAGCCAGACAGTCAGAATTTGAGCGTTTTGCGAACATTATTCAGGACTACATCACTCCGTTTCATCGCACGATTAGATCCGCAAGGAAACTGGCAGAAATCATGGCAAGTAAGGCACGAATTTTGAGAGATAATGCGCTGGCTTCTCTGACTGAAAATCCTGATTCGGACATTTACGCACAGTACAAAACTTTTAAAGAAGTACTTATTAGAGAGCTTTCCGAACAAGAGTTTGCAGACATGTACGCACAGACTCTGGTTTATGGCTTATTCGTAGCTCGATACTACGATTCGACAATCAAAACCTTTTCAAGGCATGAAGCTCAAGACCTATTGCCAGCCTCAAACCCTTTGTTGAAAAAATTCTTCGGACACGTAGCAGGTACGGATTATGACCCAAAAATAGCATGGTTAGTAGATAGTCTAGTCGAAGCATATCTGAGCGCAAATGTGTATGAACTGATGCATAAGGAATTCGCTACGAAGCAAAAAGACCCCGTCCTTCACTTTTACGAAACATTTCTGGCTGAATACGACAAAGGGCTGCGTAAAAATCGAGGAGTCTATTACACCCCAGAGCCTGTTGTTTCGTTCATCGTGAGATCCGTTGATGAAATCTTGAAATCTAAATTCAATTTGCCAAAGGGTTTAGCAGATACAAGTATGATTGACCATCAAGAGAAGCTTCAAGGCGAAGATGCTCGAAGAAAAGATGGGATTAAAAGAAAGAAAAACCAGATTCATAGAGTGCAAGTTCTTGACCCTGCCGTTGGCACAGGAACCTTTTTAAATGAGGTCATCAATGTGATTTTCAAATCTTTCAAAGGCCAAGAAGGTTTGTGGCCGTCCTATGTGAAAGATCATCTGCTCCCACGAATTCATGGCTTTGAGTTGATGATGGCTAGTTACACAATGGCCCATCTGAAATTAGGCGTGACCCTGAAAGAGTTGGGCTACAGTGGAGACGAAAGACTGTCAGTCTGGCTCACCAATAGCTTAGAAGAATCTGTTCACGAAGTCCCAAATCTTTTCATGAGTCAGTGGCTTACAGAAGAATCGCACGAAGCTTCAAAGATAAAATCTGAGATGCCAATCATGGTGGTTTTGGGGAATCCTCCGTACTCTGGTGAAAGTTTTAACAAAAACTATTCAGGTCACGATGTTTACAAGGTTGAACCTGGAGGTCTTGTGAAACTGCAAGAGAAAAACTCAAAATGGATCAACGACGATTATGTGAAGTTCATTCATTTTGCCGAGAATCAAATCCAAAAAACTGGTGAAGGAATCGTGAGTTTTATTACACCGCATGGTTATCTTGATAACCCAACTTTTCGAGGCATGCGTTGGCATTTGATGGAAACCTTCGATGAGATCTACATCTTAGATTTACATGGCAACTTAAACAAAAAAGAGAGAGCTCCTGACGGAGGAAAAGACGGAAATGTTTTTGGAATAAGAACTGGGACGGCAATATTGTTTGCAGTCAAAAATCAGAAATCAGTGAATAAAAAAGCAGAAGTATATCATGCGGATTTTTTTGGACGGCAGGATTTAAAATATGAACTTTTAGATGGAAATAGCTGGGCAGAAATGAAATGGGTACGAATAAATCCCAAGGCACCAAATCTGTATTTCATCCCTTTTAATGATGAAGTTAAGGAGAAATATGATGAGGGCTTCTCTGTCACAGAGCTGTTTCCAATCAATAGTGTCGGGATAGCAACTTTTCGTGACGACTTAACGGTGCACTTTGACAAAGAGGGCTTGGAAAAGGTCGCTGCTGATTTTAGATATATGGAGAAAAAGGATCTTATCGTAAAATATTCTCTTTATGAGACACGAGATTGGAGAATCGATGTCGCAGTAGAAAGTGTGAAATCAGATGAAGGCAGTATTTCAAAATTTTGTTACCGCCCATTTGATACACGCTATACGTTGCTAACGAAATCATCGAAAGGGTTTATTGCATATCCCAGGTACGAAACCATGTCTCATCTCATAGACAAAGACAATGTCGCCCTAGTTTTTGGACGACAAGGAAAAACTGCAAATATTGAGGAATGGGATGTAGCATTTATTTCCGACTCTCCAACAGATTTGAATATATTCAGAAGAGGTGGTGGTCAAACATTCCCACTCTATCTGTACTCTCAAGGGAGTGAACGCGTGACTAATATTAATCAAAATATTTTCAATAAAATTGTTGGAATCGCTGGACAGGTTGCTCCATTAGAAATTTTGGATTACGTCTATGGCGTACTACATGCCCCTCCATACAGGAAGAGATATCTAGATTTTTTAAAAATTGATTTTCCAAAAATACCTTATCCTAAAAATAAAGCGGATTTTCACATGTTTGCAAAAATTGGGAGTGAACTTCGTGAGTTGCATCTTCTCAAATCTAAATTATTGGATCAGTTAAGTACAACTTTTCAGATCACAGGTAACGACATTGTTGAAGACGGATATCCAAAATTTAAAGATAAAAATATTTTCATGAACGATAAGCAGTTCTTTGGAAATATATCTAAAGAAGCTTGGGGATTCTCTATCGGAGGCTATCAGCCACTCCAAAAATGGCTAAAAGATCGCCGTGGAAGATCGCTATCAAGAGAAGACATTGAACACTATCAAAGGATGGCGTCCGCAATTCATGAGACGATCCAACTCATGGAAAAAATGAATAAAACAGGTAGTTTTTAA
- a CDS encoding TM0106 family RecB-like putative nuclease has translation MKITASHLYNYNACPHRVWRDAHDNPNLRDDPNEFVQLLWEKGTQYEQQVLDGMKGERTVLDLSVVPKDDRAKATLDAMAKKEPLIYHGRLEVDELLGEPDLLELQPNNEYVAIDIKSGMGVEGGDDFEEGKLKKHYALQLALYTDALRRLGVATHYLGKIYDSTGQLVEYRLDQARGVKAKETWWEFYEEALMHAGNILKGSIHTKAALGSVCKMCVWYTDCKKTCIQDDYLSLIPELGRAKQDALEAIATTVRELADLDPADFIDANGKVDLPGIGKPTLEKFHRRAQLLADGVKEVQILVPFTLPERPIELYFDIETDPTQDLVYLHGVVERRMDAPDKTKFHAFLAKGVSKADERLAWEEFWAYIRSLPDAYAVYYYSKYERTQFRALRAKYPSVITEEELEHFFDNEASIDLYEYVKKFTEWPTYNYSVKTLAQFLGFKWRDANPSGAASIQWFNEWYKDQTQDKMQRILDYNEDDCIAMLVLKDELFKRI, from the coding sequence ATGAAAATCACCGCTTCCCACCTCTACAACTACAACGCTTGCCCACATCGGGTATGGCGAGATGCCCACGATAATCCAAATCTGAGGGATGATCCGAATGAATTTGTTCAGCTTCTTTGGGAGAAAGGGACTCAATACGAACAGCAAGTTTTAGATGGGATGAAAGGTGAGCGTACGGTTTTGGATCTGTCCGTTGTCCCAAAAGATGACCGAGCAAAGGCAACATTGGATGCGATGGCTAAGAAAGAGCCCCTTATCTATCACGGTCGTTTGGAAGTCGATGAGCTTTTAGGAGAACCTGACCTTTTGGAGTTGCAACCGAACAATGAGTACGTTGCCATTGATATCAAATCGGGAATGGGAGTTGAGGGTGGAGATGATTTTGAAGAAGGAAAACTGAAAAAACACTATGCCCTTCAGTTGGCACTCTACACGGATGCATTGAGGAGGCTTGGGGTTGCCACTCACTACCTTGGAAAAATTTATGATAGTACTGGTCAATTGGTTGAATATCGTCTCGATCAAGCTCGAGGAGTGAAAGCAAAAGAAACGTGGTGGGAATTTTACGAAGAAGCCCTCATGCATGCTGGCAATATTCTAAAAGGTTCAATTCACACAAAGGCCGCTCTCGGGAGCGTTTGTAAGATGTGCGTCTGGTACACCGACTGTAAAAAGACGTGTATACAGGATGATTATCTTTCGCTTATTCCAGAACTGGGTCGTGCCAAACAAGATGCTTTAGAGGCCATTGCCACTACGGTTCGTGAACTTGCAGATTTAGACCCTGCAGACTTCATTGATGCAAATGGGAAAGTAGATTTACCTGGCATTGGAAAGCCTACTTTGGAGAAATTCCACAGAAGGGCTCAGCTCTTGGCTGATGGAGTGAAGGAAGTTCAAATCCTTGTACCTTTTACCCTGCCAGAGCGTCCAATTGAGCTTTACTTCGATATTGAGACGGATCCCACTCAAGACCTTGTTTATTTGCATGGAGTGGTTGAAAGACGTATGGATGCGCCCGATAAAACAAAGTTCCACGCTTTCCTTGCAAAAGGAGTGAGTAAAGCTGATGAACGTTTGGCCTGGGAAGAATTCTGGGCATACATCCGTTCTTTGCCAGACGCTTATGCCGTTTACTATTACAGCAAGTATGAGCGCACACAGTTCCGAGCTTTAAGAGCAAAATACCCGAGTGTTATTACAGAGGAAGAATTGGAGCACTTTTTTGACAACGAGGCTTCAATTGACCTGTATGAATATGTGAAGAAATTTACCGAGTGGCCTACATACAATTACTCCGTCAAAACACTCGCTCAATTTTTAGGATTCAAATGGCGAGATGCCAATCCATCTGGGGCTGCCTCCATCCAATGGTTCAACGAATGGTACAAAGATCAAACTCAAGACAAGATGCAACGCATCCTCGACTATAACGAAGATGATTGCATCGCCATGTTGGTATTGAAGGATGAGCTTTTTAAGCGCATCTAA
- a CDS encoding site-specific DNA-methyltransferase: MKNSPTKRPSSSIERGVLIQLGNHLVYCGSATNHKDVETLMQGQKIDLIATDPPYGVAVVESKEDLSSRHIPIANDQLQSHEQYVDFTRQWLTACQSHLADKNAFYIFNSDRMIHALLDGLKAEQFLFKQLLVWLKTSANIGRLDYLPQSELIAYGWHGTHKFYKSKDKNILIYPKTQNNKLHPTMKPVPLMRHLILNSSKVGATVYDPFSGSGSTLIAAEQAKRRCFAMELEPKYCQIIVDRFKKMTGIEPIFLTPGPGQQKINKTFEKNNG; the protein is encoded by the coding sequence ATGAAAAACTCACCAACCAAAAGGCCCTCAAGCTCAATTGAGCGAGGGGTCTTAATACAACTCGGAAACCACTTAGTTTACTGCGGAAGTGCCACAAACCACAAAGATGTGGAAACCCTCATGCAAGGGCAGAAAATAGACCTCATTGCGACCGACCCACCGTACGGAGTGGCCGTGGTGGAAAGCAAGGAAGATCTATCCAGCCGTCACATTCCCATTGCCAACGACCAACTCCAGTCGCACGAGCAGTATGTGGACTTCACACGACAGTGGTTAACGGCCTGCCAGTCGCACCTTGCTGACAAAAATGCCTTCTATATTTTCAACAGCGATCGCATGATCCACGCTCTCCTAGATGGGCTTAAAGCCGAGCAGTTTTTATTTAAGCAACTGCTGGTGTGGCTCAAGACCTCGGCAAACATAGGAAGGCTGGATTACCTACCTCAGTCAGAGCTCATCGCTTACGGATGGCATGGAACACACAAATTTTACAAGTCCAAGGATAAGAACATCCTCATTTATCCAAAGACCCAAAACAACAAGCTCCACCCAACTATGAAACCTGTGCCACTTATGCGTCACTTGATTCTAAATTCTTCCAAAGTGGGCGCAACGGTTTACGATCCATTTTCTGGTTCGGGAAGCACACTTATTGCTGCGGAACAGGCCAAACGGCGATGCTTCGCTATGGAACTTGAACCGAAGTACTGCCAAATCATCGTCGATCGATTCAAAAAAATGACAGGGATAGAACCCATATTCTTAACGCCATGACCATGACAACAGAAGATAAACAAGACGTTCGAAAAGAACAACTGATAA
- a CDS encoding endonuclease NucS domain-containing protein, whose amino-acid sequence MIDKNQVDEWKQLVLTNPKRLQEEEDVISKYGQIFHPSNLDRLTKEDFKSFLVIKNNRHWDGIHRQGNMITENMPRLIGALKILLDETRSLKERLDDLFPPKGPSMIKGLGRAIVTPILLVIHPERYGVFNTKSEAGLEAAGLLPNLKGKSFAERYIAVNEVLRQFAKEHELTLWQTDEIVGWLSLGNKPIGSEEDEDSEVVEAILQKEGVTDVAEFGLEKFLEEFLVYNWDKTPLGATHSILEEDGDLIGQQYDTKIVGRIDILAKSKDGNEWLVIELKRGRSSDEVVGQVLRYIGFVTEHLASEGETVKGLIILGSHDDRIRYALKTLPNVSLQTYEVNFKLNNMEGVLHNLG is encoded by the coding sequence ATGATCGATAAAAACCAAGTCGACGAGTGGAAACAGCTCGTACTCACCAATCCCAAACGACTACAGGAAGAGGAAGACGTGATCAGTAAATACGGCCAGATCTTTCACCCATCCAACCTTGACCGCCTCACAAAGGAAGATTTCAAATCGTTTCTTGTAATCAAAAACAATCGGCATTGGGACGGAATCCATCGTCAGGGCAACATGATCACAGAAAATATGCCGAGACTCATCGGGGCGTTGAAGATCCTATTGGACGAAACACGGTCTCTTAAAGAGCGTTTGGACGACCTATTCCCGCCCAAAGGGCCTTCAATGATCAAAGGCTTAGGCAGGGCCATAGTAACGCCCATTCTGCTTGTAATTCATCCCGAAAGATACGGAGTATTCAATACGAAGAGTGAAGCAGGTTTGGAGGCAGCTGGGCTACTCCCAAATTTGAAAGGAAAAAGTTTTGCGGAACGATACATTGCTGTGAATGAAGTCTTGAGACAGTTCGCCAAAGAGCACGAGCTTACTCTCTGGCAAACAGATGAGATTGTAGGCTGGCTCTCACTTGGTAATAAACCCATTGGCAGTGAGGAAGATGAGGATTCGGAAGTAGTGGAAGCCATACTCCAGAAAGAAGGTGTAACAGACGTGGCTGAATTCGGACTCGAAAAGTTCTTGGAGGAATTCCTCGTGTACAACTGGGATAAAACCCCTCTGGGCGCAACACACTCAATTCTTGAAGAGGACGGTGATTTAATCGGACAGCAATACGACACCAAGATCGTAGGCCGCATTGATATTCTCGCCAAAAGCAAAGATGGGAATGAGTGGCTGGTTATTGAATTAAAACGAGGCAGATCCAGCGACGAAGTAGTTGGACAAGTGCTCAGGTACATCGGCTTTGTAACGGAACATTTAGCTAGTGAAGGTGAAACGGTAAAAGGCCTCATCATTTTAGGTTCCCATGACGACCGCATCCGCTATGCGCTCAAGACACTCCCCAACGTTTCATTGCAAACTTATGAGGTGAATTTCAAGTTGAATAACATGGAATGAGTACTTCACAATTTATGATAA
- a CDS encoding Na+/H+ antiporter NhaC family protein translates to METLTWLSVLPPVITIAFAIWSKKILPSLLLGLLVGSYLLDPSIIGGLEVAIENILKILSDTSNLQVLLFLYLFNGLITLIKNAGGIKAFSSWLGKYIKSDRGVFYTLWALIPVTFIDCDFRIVGAGSIMRSLAEKHKIAKERLAFMINNTASPVLEVIPIATTFVGFNIANISQGLESAGVLEEQSAYSVLLRAIPFEFYSIVVLLITFSTIFFQWRKQPLGKQGEHYHKETADEMSMSMGDEKPQIKPRIINLIVPMLTVVSLCFFFFWYFGRGENGVNETIASIISATDPNMAMLVALSISIFITGLLYAFQKYPLKKMTEDMISGGNELMRILIILVIAWALGDVSQELGLSDFIQQLLGNQLPIWSIPVSLFLISSLVTYFIGEGWATASLIMPFAIFIAVSSGVSIPICVAAVITGGTFGDTTSPVAGMTNMASGVTGADHMKYLKYANPYNFASAGIAAVLFLIAGFLYHQ, encoded by the coding sequence ATGGAAACTCTAACTTGGCTTTCAGTTCTGCCCCCAGTGATCACCATTGCTTTTGCAATTTGGTCAAAAAAGATTTTACCGTCGCTCCTCTTGGGTTTATTGGTGGGTTCCTATTTATTGGACCCATCAATTATAGGCGGACTGGAAGTCGCCATAGAAAATATATTAAAGATATTGTCGGACACAAGTAACTTACAGGTCTTACTTTTTCTGTATTTGTTCAACGGCTTGATCACACTTATAAAAAATGCAGGCGGCATCAAGGCCTTTTCAAGTTGGCTCGGTAAATACATCAAAAGCGACCGTGGAGTCTTTTACACCTTGTGGGCATTGATACCCGTTACGTTCATTGATTGTGACTTCAGAATTGTTGGTGCGGGGTCCATCATGCGTTCACTCGCAGAAAAACATAAAATAGCGAAGGAACGGCTTGCATTCATGATCAATAATACAGCCAGTCCGGTTCTTGAAGTCATTCCAATAGCTACGACTTTCGTAGGGTTCAATATAGCCAATATCAGTCAGGGATTGGAATCTGCAGGAGTACTTGAAGAGCAATCGGCTTATAGCGTTTTACTTCGCGCTATTCCTTTTGAATTTTATAGTATTGTGGTTCTTCTCATCACTTTCAGCACCATATTTTTTCAATGGAGAAAACAGCCTTTAGGAAAACAGGGTGAGCATTATCACAAAGAGACTGCTGACGAAATGAGTATGTCTATGGGTGATGAAAAGCCACAAATAAAACCACGCATAATCAACCTAATAGTACCCATGTTAACGGTTGTTTCCCTTTGTTTCTTTTTCTTCTGGTACTTTGGCAGGGGTGAGAATGGAGTAAATGAAACTATTGCATCCATTATTTCCGCCACCGACCCTAATATGGCAATGTTGGTTGCACTATCTATTTCAATATTTATTACGGGCTTGCTTTATGCCTTCCAAAAGTACCCTTTAAAGAAAATGACCGAAGACATGATCTCGGGAGGAAACGAACTAATGAGAATATTGATTATTCTCGTGATCGCATGGGCTTTGGGTGACGTTTCGCAGGAATTAGGTTTGAGTGATTTCATCCAACAGCTTTTGGGAAATCAGCTGCCCATATGGAGCATCCCTGTATCACTTTTTCTCATATCTTCTCTTGTGACTTATTTTATTGGGGAGGGTTGGGCCACAGCTTCACTAATTATGCCTTTTGCAATTTTCATTGCTGTATCCAGTGGCGTCTCAATTCCAATTTGTGTAGCAGCAGTTATTACTGGCGGAACGTTTGGAGACACCACTTCACCAGTAGCTGGAATGACCAATATGGCATCTGGTGTTACCGGCGCCGATCACATGAAGTATCTAAAATATGCTAACCCATATAACTTCGCTTCAGCAGGCATCGCCGCAGTTTTATTTTTAATAGCAGGATTTTTGTATCATCAATAA